The following proteins are encoded in a genomic region of Mycolicibacterium confluentis:
- a CDS encoding TetR/AcrR family transcriptional regulator: METPDATERPLRKDAERNRQRILEAARDLFATRGLEPHLNDIAHHAGVGVGTIYRRFSTKEELLEALFEDALHQLADVAEEGLRHEDSWEGFAWFMHKMCEMTATDRGLREIAFSKAYGGPRVREAQDRLKPVLRRLVQRAQADGHLRPEMSSTDLPVFGLLSGTVSEFAGHVGSDLWRRYVALMLNGMRQRPDQDPLPVVAMDDDEIDAAMNTWEPAGPVKSRTD; this comes from the coding sequence ATGGAGACCCCGGACGCCACCGAGCGCCCACTGCGCAAGGACGCCGAACGCAATCGGCAGCGCATCCTTGAGGCTGCGCGGGACCTGTTCGCGACCAGGGGCCTCGAACCGCATCTCAACGACATCGCCCACCATGCCGGAGTGGGCGTCGGCACCATCTACCGGCGCTTTTCCACCAAGGAGGAACTCCTCGAGGCCCTGTTCGAGGACGCCCTGCATCAACTCGCCGACGTCGCCGAGGAGGGCCTGCGTCACGAGGACTCGTGGGAAGGGTTCGCCTGGTTCATGCACAAGATGTGTGAGATGACGGCCACCGACCGCGGGCTCCGGGAGATCGCCTTCAGCAAGGCCTACGGCGGGCCGCGGGTGCGGGAGGCTCAGGACCGCCTCAAGCCAGTGCTGCGTCGACTCGTGCAACGGGCCCAGGCCGACGGTCACCTGCGTCCGGAGATGTCGTCCACCGATTTGCCGGTGTTCGGACTGCTGTCGGGCACCGTCAGCGAGTTCGCCGGCCATGTCGGCAGTGACCTGTGGCGCCGGTACGTCGCGCTGATGCTGAACGGCATGCGGCAGCGTCCCGATCAGGATCCGCTGCCGGTGGTCGCCATGGACGACGACGAGATCGACGCCGCAATGAACACCTGGGAGCCCGCGGGTCCGGTGAAGTCGAGGACCGATTAG
- a CDS encoding DUF1097 domain-containing protein: MDSRTALTLSIGVLGGLAVALTAEVVTVPIWVVFLAWASFFFVGGGTAGWVRSVSSNLVGVIIASASLYAAHLMGGSLLVTAIAVGIGSALMVQASWVPLLSTTPAVVIGFASTVSTVAGTGNTITVTSVSHPGLVAAVACVLGASFGILSEYVATAMTAKPVATETPEGSPAS; the protein is encoded by the coding sequence ATGGATTCTCGTACAGCCTTGACGCTGAGCATCGGCGTCCTCGGAGGGCTGGCGGTCGCGTTGACGGCCGAAGTCGTCACTGTGCCCATCTGGGTGGTGTTCCTGGCGTGGGCGTCATTCTTCTTCGTTGGCGGCGGCACCGCCGGCTGGGTGCGATCGGTTTCGTCGAACCTGGTCGGCGTCATCATCGCCTCGGCCAGCCTGTACGCCGCGCACCTCATGGGTGGCAGCCTGCTGGTCACGGCGATTGCCGTCGGCATCGGCAGTGCGCTCATGGTGCAGGCGTCGTGGGTGCCGTTGCTGTCCACCACCCCCGCCGTGGTCATCGGCTTCGCCTCCACGGTCTCGACGGTGGCCGGCACCGGCAACACCATCACCGTCACCTCCGTGTCCCACCCCGGTCTGGTCGCCGCGGTCGCCTGCGTCCTTGGGGCGTCCTTCGGGATTCTCTCGGAGTACGTGGCCACCGCGATGACCGCCAAACCCGTCGCCACAGAGACCCCGGAAGGAAGCCCGGCCTCATGA
- the nthA gene encoding nitrile hydratase subunit alpha, with protein sequence MTGQFAYPPDREEVSAKKVAALESLLIEKGVITPQTVDKVLAYFETEMTPLNGKKIVVKAWTDPEFAVKVVTDTPAAIAELDFPDGMAGAEGEHLQAVANTPGVHNLVICTLCSCFPWPVLGLPPYWYKDPVFRSRAAREPRKVLAEVGLDLPEDTEIKVWDSSGHSRWFVIPERPAGTEGFTDEMLMDLVTTESMIGVAVAGQAS encoded by the coding sequence ATGACCGGCCAATTCGCCTACCCGCCCGACCGCGAGGAAGTCAGCGCGAAAAAGGTTGCCGCACTGGAGTCTCTGCTGATCGAGAAGGGCGTCATCACCCCGCAGACGGTCGACAAGGTGCTGGCGTACTTCGAAACCGAGATGACGCCGCTGAACGGCAAGAAGATCGTGGTGAAGGCCTGGACCGACCCGGAGTTCGCCGTGAAGGTCGTCACCGACACTCCCGCGGCCATCGCCGAACTGGACTTCCCCGACGGGATGGCCGGCGCCGAGGGTGAGCACCTGCAGGCCGTCGCCAACACGCCGGGCGTGCACAACCTGGTCATCTGCACGCTGTGCTCCTGCTTCCCGTGGCCGGTGCTCGGCCTGCCGCCCTACTGGTACAAGGACCCGGTGTTCAGGTCGCGCGCCGCTCGTGAACCGCGCAAGGTGCTCGCCGAGGTGGGTCTCGACCTGCCCGAGGACACCGAGATCAAGGTGTGGGACTCCAGCGGACACTCGCGCTGGTTCGTGATCCCCGAACGGCCCGCCGGCACTGAGGGTTTCACCGACGAGATGTTGATGGATCTGGTGACCACCGAGTCGATGATTGGCGTGGCAGTGGCGGGGCAGGCGTCATGA
- a CDS encoding CbtB domain-containing protein, producing MTNLNPTVAVPRVTVRAAALAAPARLTAITMLALIAYYFIGFDQGAVSVFGSDTHVHEFLHDARHLLGFPCH from the coding sequence ATGACCAACCTCAATCCCACCGTCGCCGTTCCGCGTGTCACCGTGCGCGCTGCCGCGTTGGCGGCCCCTGCTCGGCTGACGGCGATCACGATGCTCGCGCTGATCGCCTACTACTTCATCGGATTCGACCAGGGGGCGGTGTCGGTGTTCGGCTCGGACACCCACGTCCATGAGTTCCTCCACGACGCCCGTCACCTTCTGGGATTCCCATGCCACTGA
- the nthB gene encoding nitrile hydratase subunit beta, whose amino-acid sequence MKLQHYLGGLEGLPEPLSLEKRVFVEDWEKRIFGIHVAMMGLSNHLGSALPAYPIDEVPTRFKDEWTWADLRTGAEAMNPFDYFKFRYYEKWLGGITQFFLDKGYVTEEELTERMAELAPADADGAPEIDDQVIAYLRLGDSPRRDVAHPKFAVGSAVRIANVPADAHSRLPGYLRGRVGTVERVFEGDYGYFCETGDGIGDPMPIYIVEFDPAEIWGQRAEDGPLTLYAELFEAYLEPIEEES is encoded by the coding sequence ATGAAACTGCAGCACTATCTCGGCGGCCTGGAGGGCCTGCCCGAACCCCTGTCGCTGGAAAAGCGTGTGTTCGTGGAGGATTGGGAAAAGCGTATCTTCGGCATCCACGTCGCGATGATGGGCCTGTCCAACCACCTCGGCTCCGCACTGCCCGCCTACCCCATCGACGAGGTGCCAACGAGGTTCAAGGACGAATGGACCTGGGCCGACCTGCGTACCGGCGCCGAGGCGATGAACCCGTTCGACTACTTCAAGTTCCGCTATTACGAGAAATGGCTCGGCGGCATCACCCAGTTCTTCCTCGACAAGGGCTACGTGACGGAGGAGGAGCTCACCGAGCGGATGGCTGAGTTGGCACCCGCTGACGCCGACGGGGCACCCGAGATCGACGATCAGGTGATCGCCTACCTGCGCTTGGGCGACAGCCCCCGCCGCGATGTCGCGCACCCCAAGTTCGCCGTGGGCTCGGCCGTGCGGATCGCCAACGTGCCCGCCGACGCGCACAGCCGGCTGCCCGGTTACCTGCGCGGACGCGTCGGCACTGTGGAGCGCGTCTTCGAGGGTGACTACGGCTACTTCTGCGAGACCGGCGACGGCATCGGTGACCCGATGCCCATCTACATCGTCGAGTTCGACCCGGCGGAGATCTGGGGTCAGCGCGCCGAGGACGGCCCGCTGACTCTGTACGCCGAACTGTTCGAGGCCTATCTGGAACCGATTGAGGAGGAGTCATGA
- a CDS encoding nitrile hydratase accessory protein, whose translation MKLHETCTTDQAAPQFDHDWQRRAFGLALALSEFRHYEWSEFQQALIATIGEWEGAPESERGQWQYYDHWVAALEQLVDRHELLTNPVLTDANDHALAHDHDHDHDHDHDH comes from the coding sequence ATGAAGCTGCACGAAACCTGCACCACCGACCAGGCCGCGCCGCAGTTCGATCACGACTGGCAGCGCCGGGCATTCGGCCTGGCGCTCGCGCTCTCGGAGTTCCGGCATTACGAGTGGAGCGAGTTCCAGCAGGCGCTGATCGCGACGATCGGAGAGTGGGAGGGCGCGCCGGAAAGTGAACGGGGACAGTGGCAGTACTACGACCACTGGGTCGCCGCACTTGAGCAGCTGGTCGATCGCCATGAGCTGCTGACCAATCCGGTGCTCACCGACGCCAACGACCACGCCCTGGCTCACGACCACGACCACGACCACGACCACGACCACGACCACTAG
- a CDS encoding GlxA family transcriptional regulator codes for MKEPRTVVFALYDKVTLQDVAAPLEIFARANDFGAHYRVILASLTGEAVNTTSFVSLKVDMALTQVPDQIDTLIVPGGVPPDFDFTPGEHDIPEEQTPDVVAAALQLVSELAPRARRVASVCTGAFVLAALGLLNGRRATTHWAHCQELAQAYPAIDVDPDSLFVQDGPFITGAGISAGIDLGLAMVESDYGPDVARRVARWMVVFLQRPGGQAQFSVWTESAVAVSSGLREILDAVVADPSADHSLSSMAARAAVSERHLVRMFRMQVGMTPARFVEQARLEAAKVLLATGDHGQESVARRAGFGSADTMRRTFRRALGVSPSVYRSRFRTTGVGQPR; via the coding sequence TTGAAAGAGCCCAGGACCGTCGTCTTCGCGCTGTACGACAAGGTGACCCTGCAGGACGTGGCCGCACCGCTGGAGATCTTCGCGCGGGCCAACGACTTCGGCGCGCACTACCGGGTGATCCTGGCGTCGTTGACAGGTGAAGCGGTGAACACAACGTCGTTCGTCTCGCTCAAGGTGGACATGGCGCTGACCCAGGTGCCCGATCAGATCGACACGTTGATCGTGCCGGGCGGGGTCCCGCCGGATTTCGACTTCACTCCCGGGGAGCACGACATCCCCGAGGAACAGACGCCCGACGTCGTCGCAGCGGCCCTGCAGTTGGTGAGCGAACTGGCACCGCGAGCGCGTCGGGTGGCCTCGGTCTGCACCGGTGCATTCGTGCTCGCCGCGCTCGGACTGCTCAACGGGCGGCGTGCGACCACGCATTGGGCGCACTGCCAGGAGTTGGCACAGGCGTACCCGGCGATCGACGTCGATCCTGATTCGCTGTTCGTGCAGGACGGCCCGTTCATCACCGGCGCGGGGATCAGCGCAGGCATCGACCTCGGCCTCGCGATGGTGGAAAGCGATTACGGTCCCGACGTGGCTCGTCGGGTCGCGCGCTGGATGGTGGTGTTCCTGCAGCGACCAGGCGGGCAGGCGCAGTTCAGCGTGTGGACCGAGTCGGCGGTGGCGGTGTCGAGCGGACTGCGCGAGATCCTCGACGCGGTGGTCGCCGATCCCTCCGCCGACCATTCACTCTCGTCGATGGCCGCGCGGGCGGCGGTCAGCGAACGGCACCTGGTGCGGATGTTCCGGATGCAGGTCGGGATGACGCCGGCACGCTTCGTCGAGCAGGCGCGGTTGGAGGCCGCGAAAGTGCTTCTGGCGACCGGTGATCACGGTCAGGAGTCGGTGGCGAGGCGCGCCGGCTTCGGGTCGGCGGACACCATGCGGCGCACCTTCCGACGCGCGCTCGGAGTGTCTCCGAGTGTGTACCGCAGTCGATTTCGGACGACGGGCGTCGGCCAGCCGCGCTGA
- a CDS encoding MmpS family transport accessory protein: protein MTRVLRRFWLPILIVCAVAAGAFTVSNLRLVFGSNPVVVTPVGAGIAEDTDPKVVVYEVFGTGGTAVINYLDLDGKPQRAVDTPLPWSITLTTTAAAANVHLLAQSHGDSITCRITVDGEVKDERTATGMNAETYCLVKAA from the coding sequence ATGACCAGGGTGCTGCGGCGCTTCTGGCTGCCCATCCTCATCGTGTGCGCGGTCGCGGCGGGCGCCTTCACGGTGAGCAATCTACGCCTGGTGTTCGGTTCGAATCCCGTGGTCGTCACCCCAGTTGGTGCTGGCATCGCCGAGGACACCGACCCCAAGGTCGTGGTCTATGAGGTGTTCGGCACCGGCGGCACCGCCGTCATCAACTACCTGGACCTCGACGGCAAGCCGCAGCGCGCGGTCGACACCCCGCTGCCCTGGTCGATCACGCTGACCACCACGGCGGCCGCCGCGAACGTCCACCTGCTGGCGCAGAGCCACGGCGACAGCATCACCTGCCGGATCACGGTCGACGGCGAGGTCAAGGACGAAAGGACCGCAACCGGCATGAACGCCGAAACCTACTGCCTGGTGAAGGCCGCATGA